A stretch of Bacteroidota bacterium DNA encodes these proteins:
- a CDS encoding AAA family ATPase encodes DLPTEEERKDIIKIHIKKRRSNLSKFNIEELAKTSKGFSGAELEEAVKEAMFQAYDNGEALTNEDIKDAIEKTYPLAKTMSEVIDDMRKWAKSRAVMASNEKPEKLEIKEENKIPKLKQEQYNNPFIK; translated from the coding sequence TGATTTGCCAACAGAAGAAGAACGAAAGGATATTATTAAAATTCATATTAAAAAAAGGCGTTCTAATTTAAGCAAATTTAATATTGAAGAACTTGCAAAAACAAGCAAAGGTTTTTCTGGCGCGGAATTGGAAGAAGCAGTAAAAGAAGCAATGTTTCAGGCTTATGACAATGGAGAAGCTTTAACAAACGAAGACATAAAAGATGCCATTGAAAAAACTTATCCACTTGCAAAAACAATGAGCGAAGTTATTGATGATATGCGAAAATGGGCAAAAAGCAGAGCGGTTATGGCTTCAAACGAAAAGCCTGAAAAACTTGAAATAAAAGAAGAAAATAAAATACCAAAATTAAAACAAGAACAATACAATAACCCTTTTATCAAATAA